A single region of the Amia ocellicauda isolate fAmiCal2 chromosome 8, fAmiCal2.hap1, whole genome shotgun sequence genome encodes:
- the sowahb gene encoding ankyrin repeat domain-containing protein SOWAHB — MASELSQEAVLGFLRGRGGKVKNADLLEHFRAFLRDPEQQPRNRALFKGFVNAVAVVRREDGVALVVLRKKHRELLGQDSGAAAQASRGESEPSGRTGVSLARRDPGSHQGTGQRLSPSHVRSKPSALADCAREHVCLSKPQSKPAEEELEAESKELCDKRAPFNQPACVYNEDKVHVSEDLSNHSHGISSATVVHRVLESAHSLRPSHSTLLSSARLPPPPPPSSSSRISELPGIERPPSDGQAVARGNVSLSNPTDFQVFKSIRCQISEDSGEEEEEEEEGERGTHLWQSLPKETPINPPAYNLSELNYTGLSASHGNLLQPTYTNAGDAEWPQRESREEWGSADGLDSKGFSDNHKTKLLDMLHRAERKVDTWHNSTGNLSNQDTRASNLSGKAGPLVALRVAKRKMDSSLRNRICRSLGADLDALLPGEEVSPDHSRLYLLSSSPSINRPLAPNARTHSYGEMAKFYAARGRMVATNQSTQFHRSALVPLDSKVHDWLVKAATGTWPDIYTLFREEPSLLTKKDFISGYTVLHWIAKHGDHRVLNTLWYGVDKAGMKLDVNSKSGCGYTPLHLAAIHGHKQIIRLLVQKFKANVNLRDSSGRKPWQYISTKGTADLLQLLGAPQKTSPTQLPTSEVLPVRHISSPRVKRKSSFGVFLKHRSMLRAAPYGSETVV, encoded by the coding sequence ATGGCTTCAGAGCTCAGTCAAGAGGCAGTGCTGGGCTTCCTGCGCGGCCGAGGGGGCAAAGTGAAAAACGCGGATCTGCTGGAGCACTTCCGAGCCTTCCTGCGGGACCCCGAGCAGCAGCCGCGGAACCGAGCCCTGTTCAAAGGCTTTGTGAACGCCGTGGCCGTGGTGCGCCGGGAGGACGGCGTGGCGCTCGTAGTGCTGAGGAAGAAACACCGGGAGCTGCTCGGACAGGACAGCGGCGCGGCTGCACAGGCGTCCCGCGGAGAAAGCGAGCCGAGTGGGCGGACGGGAGTCTCCTTAGCCAGGCGGGACCCGGGCAGCCACCAGGGGACCGGTCAGCGCTTGAGCCCCTCTCATGTCAGATCCAAGCCGAGCGCTTTGGCGGATTGCGCAAGGGAGCATGTTTGCCTTTCTAAGCCTCAATCAAAACCAGCAGAGGAGGAACTCGAAGCAGAGTCCAAAGAACTGTGCGACAAAAGAGCGCCATTCAACCAGCCGGCTTGTGTATACAATGAGGACAAAGTGCATGTAAGTGAAGACCTGAGCAATCATTCCCACGGGATCTCCAGTGCCACAGTGGTCCACAGGGTTCTAGAATCCGCGCATTCCTTGAGGCCCTCGCATTCCACACTCTTAAGCAGTGCAcggcttcctcctcctcctcctccttcttcttcttcacgtATATCGGAGTTACCTGGAATTGAGCGCCCCCCTTCTGATGGCCAAGCTGTCGCCCGCGGTAATGTCAGCCTGTCTAACCCGACAGATTTCCAAGTCTTCAAGAGCATCAGGTGCCAGATCTCTGAGGAcagtggagaggaggaggaggaagaggaggagggggagcggGGCACTCATCTGTGGCAAAGTCTGCCCAAGGAAACCCCCATCAATCCCCCCGCCTATAATTTATCAGAACTTAACTACACTGGCCTTTCAGCGAGCCATGGTAACCTACTTCAGCCGACATACACCAATGCAGGAGATGCCGAATGGCCTCAAAGGGAGTCTAGAGAGGAGTGGGGGAGCGCCGATGGACTCGATTCAAAGGGCTTCTCTGACAACCATAAGACCAAACTGCTGGACATGCTACACCGTGCGGAGAGGAAAGTTGACACCTGGCACAACTCCACGGGCAACCTTTCTAACCAGGACACCCGGGCATCAAACTTGAGTGGGAAAGCCGGACCGCTCGTCGCTCTTCGGGTGGCCAAGAGAAAAATGGACTCTAGCCTCCGAAACAGGATTTGTCGCAGCTTAGGCGCTGATTTGGACGCACTTTTACCCGGTGAGGAAGTTTCCCCGGATCACAGCCGCCTTTACCTGCTGTCCTCCTCTCCAAGTATAAACCGCCCCCTCGCCCCCAATGCGCGGACGCACAGCTATGGAGAAATGGCCAAATTTTATGCCGCCAGAGGTAGAATGGTGGCCACCAACCAGAGCACACAGTTTCACCGGAGCGCTCTGGTGCCCCTGGACTCCAAAGTACACGACTGGTTGGTGAAGGCAGCAACAGGCACTTGGCCTGACATCTACACCTTATTCCGGGAAGAACCAAGTCTCCTCACCAAGAAGGATTTCATCTCTGGGTACACAGTACTGCATTGGATAGCCAAGCATGGGGACCATCGAGTGCTCAACACACTCTGGTATGGGGTGGACAAGGCCGGGATGAAGCTGGATGTGAACTCTAAATCCGGCTGTGGCTACACACCTTTGCACCTGGCTGCCATTCACGGACACAAACAGATAATCCGCCTCTTGGTTCAGAAATTCAAAGCCAATGTCAATTTGAGGGACAGCAGTGGCAGGAAGCCATGGCAGTACATATCCACAAAGGGGACTGCAGATCTTCTTCAGTTACTTGGGGCTCCACAGAAAACCAGTCCAACACAGTTGCCAACTTCTGAGGTTCTCCCTGTGCGGCACATTTCCTCACCTAGAGTAAAGAGGAAAAGTTCATTTGGAGTCTTTCTTAAGCACCGCTCCATGCTCAGAGCAGCTCCATATGGTTCTGAAACGGTTGTGTAA